The segment GTGCTCCAAGAAGGCGTCGAGTCGCTCCAAGTCCTTCTTCATGTTCGGCGGCAGCTGAAACAAGAGCGCGCCGAGATGGGAGCCGAGCGTGCGGGCGCTGTCGATGAACGCATCGACGACGTCGAGCGGCTTGAGACGCCCGATGTGGGTAATCTTGCTGGGCGCCTTGAGCACGAACGAGAAGTCGCGACCGGCCACTTGCTCGGCCCACCCTGCCAGAAGCTTCTTCGTGGGGAACCGGTAGAACGAGCCGTTGATCTCGACGCACGGCAGCTCCGACGCGTAGTGCGCGAGGAAGCGATCGGCCGGCATCTTGGGCGGATAAAACGCCGGTTGCCACTCCTTGTACGAGAAGCCGCTCGTGCCAACGAAGAGTTCCATCGCGTCCTCCGCCCCTCTCCTGCCAACGTGGGTGGCCGCTCTTTGGGACGCAGGTCCGCTCGCGCAGCCGCTGGGCGACGCCGAGCATACCCTCATCGGCGGGGGCGCCGCCTATTCGAGGGTGAACTTCTTCCCGAGGACCACGGGGCTCCCTTCGAAGGGGCTCACCTTGATCTTGCGGTACGCCTTCTCGATGCACTTGGACGACTTCGACCCCGCGAACGGCGCCTTGTCGACGACGACGTCTGTGATCAGGCCCTTCGGCGTGATGGTGAGAAGGACATGCCCCTCACCGCTCGGGCCACCCTTCACCTTGCAGGCCTTGAGGTCGACGGCCGACAAGGCCTCGTTGACCGCCTTTTTGTCGAGGGTGGATGGCACCTCCGCGCCTCCGCTTGCAGCGGAAGATGCCACCACCATCACGAGCGCCAAGGTCAGCGAATTCTTCATCGTGGACTCCTCCCTTTCGCCACCGACCGATGCACGGAGCGCCGTCGCGCTCTCTCGGCAGCACTCACGTGAATGAGGAGCGCGCGCCCGACGCGCCACGCTCCATGGATGCCTCAAGATCCAAGAGAGGTGCCAGATGCCCACGCGTCGGGGCGCGCCTGTTTCGGCGCGCTTCAACTCGGATCGAAACACGGACGTGAGCGATAGCCGATCCATCGACGTCCGTGTGGGAGACACACGCGCCTCGCTACTCGCCCTCCTGGCCGCGCTTCTGTTCGCCGTGCGGATCGGCCGTTTGCCGGCGCACCAAGGTCACGAACGAGACACCAGGCGTTTCGCCGGCCCTTCGCTCGACCTCCTGCCACTCGGCCGCGGCGAAGGGCGGCATGATCGCGTCGCCTTCCACGTCGAGATCGACCTCCGTCAGAAAGATCGTATCGGCCTGTGACAGCGCCTCGAGATAGACAGCGACGCCACCAATGACCCGTGGCGACGGATCGGTCTGGCGCGCCAGCGCGATGGCGTCATCGACGCTCTTGGCGACCTCGCAGCCGGGGATGACGTAGCCCGGTCGCCGACTGATCACGATGTTGCGGCGACCGGGCAGCGGCTTGCCGACCGACTCGTAGGTCTTGCGACCCATCAGAATCGCGTGCCCCATGGTGAGGCGCCGAAAGTGCTTCAGATCCTCAGGCAAGTGCCAAGGCAGGCCGCCTTCTTTGCCAATGACTCCGTTGGTCGCGCGCGCCAAGACGAGCGCGAGTCGCGGCACGGGCACCGTCACACGCTCACCGGCGCTTTGATGGCGGGGTGTGGATCGTAGCCTTCGAGCGTGAAGTCCTCGAACTGGAACGCGAAGAGGTCGCGCACGTCGGGGTTCAGCTTCATGACGGGAAGCGAACGGGGGCGCGCTCGAGCTGGAGCCGCGCCTGATCAAAGTGATTCTTGTAGAGGTGTACGTCGCCGAACGCGTGAACGAACTCGAGCGGCACGAGACCCGCCACCTGCGCCACCATCATCGTGAGCAGGGCGTAGCTCGCGATGTTGAACGGCACGCCGAGGAACACGTCGGCGCTTCGCTGGTAGAGCTGGCAGGAGAGGCCACCCCGGTCTTCGCCCGACGCATCGCGGAACCGTGTGACGTAGAACTGAAACAGCGTGTGGCACGGAGGAAGCGCAACTTGGTCCGCCTCGCGCGGATTCCAGCCCGTCACGATGAGCCGACGACTGTTGGGATTCCTCCGAATCTCCTCGACGAGCCATCGCAGCTGGTCGATGCCGTCCTTCTCGTAGGTTCCGTCGGCGCGCCGCGTGGCGCCAAAGTTCCGCCACTGGTGGCCATAGACTGGCCCCAAGTCACCGGGCTCGCGCCCGAAGCGTGACGTTTGCTCCGGCGTGGCCCATTCGTCCCAGATGGTGACGCCTTTGTCGCGGAGGGCCTTTGCGCTCGTGTTCCCGCTCACGAACCACAAGAGCTCGTGCACGATGGACCGAAGGTGCACCTTCTTGGTGGTGAGGAGCGGAAAGCCGCCGCGAAGGTCGAAGCGCAGCTGGTGACCAAAGATCGAACGGGTGCCGGTCCCCGTCCGGTCGTCGCGATCGCTCCCCTTGTCGAGGATCAGACGCAAGAGATCGAGGTACGACTGCTCGCTCACGACGCGCCACCTTCGGCCTTCGAGCCACCGAGGCATGGCGGCGACGTGCCGGCATCATTGTCTTTGGCCCATTCCTCGGCGGTCTTTGTGACGAGCGCCAGCGCATGCACCCCACGTTTCAGCTCCTCGCCGAGGGTGTCGTAGACGAGCCTGTGGCGCTCGACGCGCGATCGCCCCGCGAAGGCTCCGCTCACGAGGACGACGCGAAAGTGCGTCTCCGAACCTCGCGGGACCGAGTGATTGCCGCTCTCGTTTTCGACGAGCAAGTAGCTGGGGGCGAAGCGCTCGCGCAACTTCTCCTCGATGACGCTGGCCGTGCTCATGCACCCCGACTTATAGCGCCGACCGCGCGGTTCGGGCAGGGGCGTCGTCTGGGCGCGTCCTCGTTTCGAGCGCCTTCAGCGTGTGACTGCACTCAGTGCGAGGCCAACAGCACGTAGGTGACGTACCCGGCGACGGCGGCGAAAACGAGAACCGGGACCCAGAGCAGCTTCTTGACCAGCTCCGGCAGAGGCGACGCGAGCGCGCGCTGTTTCGTTCGCGTCGGCGGCGAAGCCGGGGTCGCCAGTAGCGGCGCGTCGCGTCCCTCCGGGTCGAAACGCTGGCTGAGCGGCGCCTCCGTGGCGGAAGACGCGGGCGAGAGCACCGCGGGATCGGCGCGCTCGTTGACCGGGCGGACGGAGCGCGGTCCCCGCACCGAGCCCCCCCGCACCGAGACAGGGATGCCCGGCCCTTGCGGCGCGCGGGCTCGCGGTTCGGGACTCATCGGTGACGGCGGATACGACGGCCTCGGCCGTATCGAGGCCGAAGAAACCGCGCTGGCGTGCGTCGGCGTCGGCATCCCCATCTTCGCCGGTCCCGTGTTGCGCGGATCGTAGTGAAGCGTGACCGTGTCGCGAACGTCCGAGTCGTCGAAGAGGACGGGCGCCGGCACGGCCACCGTCGTCTCCGACGGGTGCTCCATCGTCGTCTCTTGAGCGAGCCGAATGCGATAGTCGCGCTCCTCCTCCGCGTCGGCTTCGGCGTTTCGCTCCAAGAACCGACCGAGGAGCTCGACGACCTCCGACATGGCGGGGAAGCGGCCTTTCGGATCCTTGGACAATGCACGCATGACGACGTCGGCGACGCGCTGTGGAACCTGCGGCGCGACCTCACGAATGGACTTCGGCGTGCCTTTCAGGATGGCGAAGGGCACGGGCAAGTGGCTCTCTGCCGTCGTCGTGATGGGATGCGTCCCGCCGGTGAGCAGCTCGTAGGCGACCGTCGTCCACGCGTATTGATCGGAGTGCAGGTCGAGCTTGTCGCCGAGCACTTGCTCCGGCGCCATGTACAGCGGCGTTCCAACAACGATGCCCGTGTGCGTCACGACCGTGAGATCGATCGACGCGCGGGGGTCGGCGATGGGCTTCGCCACGCCGAAGTCGAAGAGCTTCACCCAACCGTCGTCGCAGACCATCACGTTTTCGGGCTTCACGTCCCTGTGCGCGATTCCTTCGCGGTGCGCCGCCGCGAGGCCCCGGGCCATGCCCCAGAGCCACTCGACGCGCTGATCCATGGGGATGCGCTTGTCACCGATGAACTGGCCGAGCGCGCGACCGCGAGCGAGCTCCATGGCGATGTACGGCGTGCCGTCGATCTCACCGGAGTCGAGAACAGCGACCGCGTTGGGGTGCCGAAGGCTCGCCGCCGCGCGCCCTTCGCGGACGAGACGACGAGCCGCTTCAATGCCTTGGTTGCCGTCGGGATCGAGCGCGAGGTCGGGATTGACGACCTTGAGCGCCACGCGGCGCTCCCGCTCGACGTCGGTCGCCTCGTACACGATCCCCATCCCGCCCTCTCCCAGCACGGACTCGATGCGGTAGTGCCCGAACCTGTGCCCCGGTCTGAGCATCGCGATGGCTTAAGGCTCGTGCCTCGCGAGCTCGCGCATCCTCTGGGCGATCTCGGCCTCTTGCGGCACGGAGGCCATCTCGAGGTTGTCGGCCAGCCCGACACCGGGGACGTTCGCGCCGGCGACGAGGCGC is part of the Myxococcales bacterium genome and harbors:
- a CDS encoding DUF72 domain-containing protein; protein product: MELFVGTSGFSYKEWQPAFYPPKMPADRFLAHYASELPCVEINGSFYRFPTKKLLAGWAEQVAGRDFSFVLKAPSKITHIGRLKPLDVVDAFIDSARTLGSHLGALLFQLPPNMKKDLERLDAFLEHVPSDVRVALEPRHPSWLEDDVIERLRARGVALCLAETEDAKADDELNAPFIATAPFGYLRLRREDYTEAELVAWATRLKAQAWEKVFVFFKHEAVRSVECAKVLRGQF
- a CDS encoding dihydrofolate reductase, whose translation is MPVPRLALVLARATNGVIGKEGGLPWHLPEDLKHFRRLTMGHAILMGRKTYESVGKPLPGRRNIVISRRPGYVIPGCEVAKSVDDAIALARQTDPSPRVIGGVAVYLEALSQADTIFLTEVDLDVEGDAIMPPFAAAEWQEVERRAGETPGVSFVTLVRRQTADPHGEQKRGQEGE
- a CDS encoding BolA family transcriptional regulator; translated protein: MSTASVIEEKLRERFAPSYLLVENESGNHSVPRGSETHFRVVLVSGAFAGRSRVERHRLVYDTLGEELKRGVHALALVTKTAEEWAKDNDAGTSPPCLGGSKAEGGAS
- a CDS encoding protein kinase, which produces MGIVYEATDVERERRVALKVVNPDLALDPDGNQGIEAARRLVREGRAAASLRHPNAVAVLDSGEIDGTPYIAMELARGRALGQFIGDKRIPMDQRVEWLWGMARGLAAAHREGIAHRDVKPENVMVCDDGWVKLFDFGVAKPIADPRASIDLTVVTHTGIVVGTPLYMAPEQVLGDKLDLHSDQYAWTTVAYELLTGGTHPITTTAESHLPVPFAILKGTPKSIREVAPQVPQRVADVVMRALSKDPKGRFPAMSEVVELLGRFLERNAEADAEEERDYRIRLAQETTMEHPSETTVAVPAPVLFDDSDVRDTVTLHYDPRNTGPAKMGMPTPTHASAVSSASIRPRPSYPPSPMSPEPRARAPQGPGIPVSVRGGSVRGPRSVRPVNERADPAVLSPASSATEAPLSQRFDPEGRDAPLLATPASPPTRTKQRALASPLPELVKKLLWVPVLVFAAVAGYVTYVLLASH